The genomic DNA AAATTCTCTTTGGATTCGTTTAGATTTAATTTCCCAGCCAGGAATTTTGACAACTAATTCCTTCAATTCTTCATCTTGCAAAATGTAGGGTTCCATTAAATAATAAATCTGTCTTATTACATTATAAATATCTTATTTTTTCTCACCAATTATATGTACATTAATGATTCTTTCCTTTTGATCAAATCGATGTTCCCATAAATAAACTGCTTGCCATGTGCCAAGCATAATTTTCCCGTCTTGAAAACTCAAAGATAAACAAGAGTTTGTTAGGGATGTTTTAATATGTGCTGGCATATCGTCAGCCCCTTCTTGATAATGTTTATAGGATATTTCTTCTCTATTTTTTGATAAGGTTAAGTAGGAATCATAGGGAACTATCGATTGCATATACTTTTTTAGGTCCCTCAGTACATTTGGATCTGCGTTCTCATTAATAGTTAAACTGCAACTTGTATGAAGTGAAGTTAAATTTAAAATTCCGGAATGAAAATTATTTTTTTCAACACATAAATTTAAATCATATGTGATATCAATAAAACCCTCTCCATGGGTTATGAATTTTAGTTTTGAAAATATTTGTTCCATATAAGTTAAAACTTAATTAATCAATATCCTATTATGGATAAAGATGCATGTTTTACTGCAGACATTAAAATTTTTATCTTAAGATAAATTTAATTTCCATTTAAATCTTTGGCTGAAACTCATTGGAATAAGCTGGGTGCTTACCTTAAAGAAACACAAATATTAGGTTCAATCCAAAATACACTTTATTGGGATCAGAATACTGGAATGCCAAAGAAAGGTGCTTCTTGGAGGTCTGAACAACTTACTTACATTGCAAAAGTATTGCATAAAAGAAATTCTTCAGAAGAATTTTCTAACTTAATTGAATCTGCTAAAAATGAACTATTAGATAGTGAACTAAAATCTGATAATCAATTTCTTATTAAAGATAAAGAAAGGAATATTAATCTTTTATTGAAGGAATTTAATAGAGAAAGCAATCTAGATCCAGAATTAGTTGAGTCTTTAGCAAAGGCAAAATCAAAAGGGTATGAAAGCTGGCAAGAGGCTAAGAAAAAATCAGATTTTAAAATTTTTCTTCCATTTTTTGAAGAATTAGTCAAATTACGGATTGAAGAGGCAAAACAAATCTCTGATCAATATTCACCATGGGAGACACTTGCCCAACCCTTTGAACCTGATTTGACTTTGAAGTGGTTGAATAAGATGTTTCAACCATTGAAAGATACTATTCCAGATTTGATTAGAGGAATTAATCAGTCAAAAAAAAATCATTGGGATTTAGGTCCAGAATCTCAAGAAAATTTGTGTTCTAAATTACTTGATGAATTTGGGAGAGATAAAGATCTTGTTGTTGTTGGTAAATCTCCTCATCCTTTTTCAATTACACTAGGACCTAATGATTATAGGATTACGACAAGAATTGTTGAAGGTGAACCATTATCAAGTTTTTTAGCAACTGCGCATGAGTGGGGCCATTCGATTTATGAGCAGGGTCTGCCATCTCAAAGTCATCAATGGTTTGCTTGGCCTTTAGGTCAAGCAACTTCCATGGGTATTCATGAAAGTCAATCTTTATTTTGGGAAAATAGAATAGTTAAATCCAAATCTTTTTCAAAAAGATTTTTTGAAAAATTCGCTTCGGCTGGATGTTCTCTAAATAATTATCTAGAACTATGGAAATCTATAAATCACATTGAAGCAGGATTAAATAGGGTTGAAGCAGATGAACTGACTTATGGCTTACATATACTAGTTAGAACAGAACTTGAAATAGATTTGATTGAAGGAGGTTTGCCTGCTGAAGATATTCCAGCAGAATGGAATAAAAGATATGGAGAACTTCTTGGAATAACACCATCTAATGATTCAGAAGGATGTCTCCAAGATGTTCATTGGAGCGAAGGTGCGTTTGGATATTTTCCTTCATATTTGTTAGGTCATCTTATAAGTGCGCAAATATCTTCTCAAATGGAAAAAGACATTGGTTTGATT from Prochlorococcus marinus XMU1402 includes the following:
- a CDS encoding carboxypeptidase M32, with product MAETHWNKLGAYLKETQILGSIQNTLYWDQNTGMPKKGASWRSEQLTYIAKVLHKRNSSEEFSNLIESAKNELLDSELKSDNQFLIKDKERNINLLLKEFNRESNLDPELVESLAKAKSKGYESWQEAKKKSDFKIFLPFFEELVKLRIEEAKQISDQYSPWETLAQPFEPDLTLKWLNKMFQPLKDTIPDLIRGINQSKKNHWDLGPESQENLCSKLLDEFGRDKDLVVVGKSPHPFSITLGPNDYRITTRIVEGEPLSSFLATAHEWGHSIYEQGLPSQSHQWFAWPLGQATSMGIHESQSLFWENRIVKSKSFSKRFFEKFASAGCSLNNYLELWKSINHIEAGLNRVEADELTYGLHILVRTELEIDLIEGGLPAEDIPAEWNKRYGELLGITPSNDSEGCLQDVHWSEGAFGYFPSYLLGHLISAQISSQMEKDIGLIDNLIENGEYNKIIFWLRNNIHKYGRSVNSMELVKTVTNEDLSPNYFLNHLKSKLNDIC
- a CDS encoding secondary thiamine-phosphate synthase enzyme YjbQ, producing MEQIFSKLKFITHGEGFIDITYDLNLCVEKNNFHSGILNLTSLHTSCSLTINENADPNVLRDLKKYMQSIVPYDSYLTLSKNREEISYKHYQEGADDMPAHIKTSLTNSCLSLSFQDGKIMLGTWQAVYLWEHRFDQKERIINVHIIGEKK